The window GCAGGCTCATAACACATTTAGCAGCAGGCATATTGGGTTTGGGTCAAATGCCTGCAGGCTGCTAATGATTAATGAATTCCATCACTGTCATTCTGGGACTAGATTTGCTCAGACAGAAGGTGTCTGTCAGCTCTAGCCTGTTCATCCTGAGCAGAGTGGGTCCTAAAATATGCTGGAATAAATTAGGAATTGAGAGAAATACATATAGTGGATGTTTTAATTGAAGATAAATATTGATGACTGATAAAATCAAGGATGCTCATCTTGTATGCACGCTAGTATTTTAATGATGGAGCTGATTGTGAAGTGAATATTTTAATTCGCCCAATTAGAAAATTGTGAATATAAAATAGTTTGACACCATAGCCACTCAAATGGGAGGATCATTTAAGAAAAATGTTAAAACCAAtctctttacatttttacattttttaggAATGAACAAAAATGAATTTCCTCTCTGAAAATATCCTTGCAATCAAAGTATTACTGGCCTACACGTGAAgctgttctgctgtgttcagaGTTCTTGGGTGTTATAACAAATTGCTGCTTTGGCTTGTAAACGTCTCCCCTTGCACATCTGCGACTCACACCTCGCAAAAATTTACTCCACGTGTTTTGCTCCTGTGTAACCGGTTAGAAAGTTACAAAACAATCTGTCACTCTTCTGCCGAGCAGCGAAACTGTGGGAGTAAAACAGGAATTTCAGACAATGACGGTTCAGCCGTCTTTTGTTGCGGCCGCAGAAGGTCAGACTAGGCTTTAATCATATTTGTGCAGAatcaaaatgatttttttgaagCTTTGGAAGCTTcgtaaaatgtcattttactaaaaaaaacaatcaaacaattaTTTCTAATCATTATGGAATTGTTGATTTGTGTGATATCTATAGCGTTTTCTGTCATAGGCGTGTGATTCATCTTCCGGTGCGGATGGAAAATGCGCTCTCAATTAGACAGACAGGAACCTTTCATGGGCAGCAGAGGAGTGACAGCGGAGGTGTGAATCTGTAATTACTTCTCACAAACATCTAAACTCGGTGACCTGAGTACAGTAAAGCGAGGAAGACCGTTACGGCTCCAGCTGTTAAAAAACCCATAAGGCGAAAATTATTCTGATCAGCGTTTGACCTctcagctcccccccccccccccaaccacggCTGGGTGGACTGACAGGTTTATTATCTCTGGGGGGAGTAATCACCCCCTGCTGAACCTGAAACACCTGTAAATTAACGTTCTGTGTTCGTCTGCGTCCCCCAAAGGTCAGATGGTCCAGGTTCAGTGTTCAAATGTTTTCGGGTCAAACAGCCCGGAACACGAGCTGCGAGCTAATAGCTGCATTTCTATGAGCCAGGCGACATTTAAAATGGATGAAAAGAGCATTCCCAGCGTGACCCGTGCCCGATATTATTTTGCTGCTCCCGGATCTTGAAAGGCACTGCTGGTCCCGAAACCAGTGAAAGTGATTTGTTTGTGTAGGCCGCAGGATGATGGTAATCCACCTTGAGCTCCACGTGCCGCACCGGTGCAACGATGGTGGGCACCAAGAGCAGCAGTCACCACAGGAGACGGACTGATTAGTGGTTTCAGATGCTTTCTGTCCACTCAGAGGTCCTGGAAGTGTCTGCGATCAAATATTGTCGAAGTTTTGCTGATTTTATGGCTCCGCGCTGTTGCTGCCTGGCTGGCAGTGATCAATTATCTGAGTTTTCCCATGAACTTTAAGCATCAGTCAGTTTTGAGCTGATCGGTACTCCCCGGAGTGTTTCTGTAGATTATGGCTGTAATCAGAGATGGCCATGCCACAGATCGCAGCAGATTAGTCTACACACATTCCAGcccactcacacacctccacacactcTGCTCCCGTGCTGCTATATCGAGCATGTTTGTGCAACGGAACTCAGGGAATCTATATGCTGTATATTGAAACCATTCATTTGTTTGGGTTTGTCTTTATTGACCACGCTGAGGTGCAAAAGTCGCAAAGATCGAGCCCAGGCGactgctgctgcatgtggaAAATCTCCCTGACGGCTCACAGTCATCATGGGGTGACAGGAGTTCATCACTCCCACTACAAGGCAAATGCATGTCGGGGCGTCGTGCGGGTCCAATTACCCACTTCACCACGACCTATTGTTCCAAATAAAAAGTTCACTCTTGCATTTCAAACGCTCAAATGTTTCTAAAATAGAACGCCCCTCTGACAAACACCCCCACTCACGCtgcgtttcctgcctgtttaCCTGCGTGATCTTTAGCTGTCTCTTCACAACAAGTGCGCCTTTATGTCACGCTCGCAATGAAGCCATCACCGTTGGCAGAGTGTTCGTCTTCCCACCTCTGCAAGCTGAGAGGGCGAGGGAAGAGATTTGCACCCAGCACAATGCCAAGATATTTGCATCTGACGGCCCACAAAGGctgtcatttaaatgaaaatgtgattttactCTAACTACCACGCTGGCAACACAGAAGCCCGTAATCCTTTTGACATGATTTATTCAGGTGCGTTGTTAGCACCAGGGTGCTGCGGTTAGGCCCAGGAAGGTCAAAGCGTCTTCCTGCTTTCACACAGATAAGGAAGCCGCCTCCTCGTGGGTGCAGATGGAAAATGACTGAGGCCCAGTAGTTTTTACGCAGGGATATGCTGCAGTTTCACAGAATGGcgaggcttttttttctttttccacacgCTCAGGTAATTTGAATTAATATCCGGTTCCCTTTTTTATATGTTAACATGCCGGACTTAAAAGTAGATTAAGGTGTAACTTTATACGCCATTTTACCTGGAGTTTAGCCAACGCTGGGGCAGTTTTCGAGATTGAggtgacaggtttttttttccaatccTGTAGAGATAAAGCTTGATGTGGCTCCGCTCTCATCcgtcaaaaagaaaatgttcagcTCTTCAGGCATGTGCTGTATATTTCTGCAGCTTCATTATTCACTCTTGAGGAGTTCTTGCGCTCTCTTCCCTCAGGTTCTTTACTGTCTACACTGTTGTTCTCTTCATCTCCACCCAAAGACTCTTATGAAAACATGCCAGTGTTTACCGATGTCCACATACGTCTGGAGAGAAATTAACTtaacaggagaagaaaaagaaaaagagttcaTAAAGCCCAAGATGATAAAGCTCCATGGACAAGGTCAGCGTACCGCCCGGCTCCGCTTTACCCAGTTACATCACTCCACTCGTATTGTTCATCTCTCCAATTGGACGATAGGACATCTATCAACCTGCTACTGTCCAGATTTAGACTGGTTTATTCCTACAGCCCAGAAACACGTGTATGTGAGACTCTAAATTGGGCCTGAACATGTGAGCGAATGGAGGGTCCGCTGTGTATTGCTGCCTCTTAACCAGGGACAACTGGGTTAGCCGCCACCTTTGGACTCCATCTATATGTCCATCATTTGTATTCTTTCATTTATTAAACCTGACAAACCTTAAAGAGCTGTCGCAATTTATATTAGGTTAGACGGATATTTTGCATCCTGAATCATATAATCAGTGTGATTCTCACCTCTAATGAACACAGtggttcgtgtgtgtgttttcagtgctcACAGGACCTACAAATGATGTGATGTGAGAGAACCTAGCGCCTGTCTCGACGGCATCGCTCCACATGCTTCCAGAGCATGTAGCTTAGCAACAAATCTGTGTCCCTTTGATATTTGGATGATTTAAGACCACACACTGTACCTCACGCCGCGGTTGAgcctcaccctcacacacctcccTGGTTAAGGCTGCCACAGCATGCACGACGCCAGTGGAATTCTGTCCCAACCATCCTGTGTCTGGTAGTgacagacacaaatcaaatgaTGCCGTACACTCTGAATCATCCCTGCAAtaaaacagaatattttaaaacattataGCGTGATTTGTCACGTTGTTGGGATATCTGGGGTTTTGCTCGCTGTGAAAATGTGTCGTCAAATGACAAAGTCCAGGGTTGTCCCCAAGCAAACCATGCATTCAGTTTGGGACTTTTAGACATTACCAACCTTTACTGCTCAAAAGGCTGACCGCTGGTGAGGAGTTTGATTTTATGGTTCCAGTCTTCATTTCGCAGCAGCCAAACGTTCCAACATTCAGTAGTTAATGACGCAATTATGAGAAATAAGCAGCAAAATAGTACCAGAATGGACCAAATCTGCGAATTTTGTGTGTAATTGTAGGTGGAACTCACATTAATTCGTACCATTGATTGATAATTGTGGTCCTAAAGGAGTCCAGTTAATGTCAGTATCACATTCTGACTCCAACAGCTGACCATTTGAACCCACATAAATCTAGAAAACTTAAATTTAATGGACCATTTAGTGCATTAGAAAAGTGTACTTAGCTTAATCATCTGTTTTGCAGTTTCAGAGTCTAACCCGCCTGAAACCAAACGATGTGTTGTTTACTTGATAAGTACAAAATGAACACCCCGAAGTAtagatatatttttaattttaatagaATTTCCATCTGCACCATCCCTTTTAGACACAAATTTGAAGCATTAATGAACACATTATCTTCAGAACAGACTTTGACTGTGAAATTAATCAGTGAACTCCTGAAAATCCTTATGAGGCATAAAACTCCATTTTGCACATCAATATTAGGTATCGCTCAGCTCAAAGCTGGAAAATTGGCTACTTAAGGCAACAAATTAATAGCGAACAGAAAGGGTTTCTAGTCCTCTTTTCCAAGGTGAATGGAGGAGATAAGAGTAATCTAATGAGGTCAAACCGCAGCAACACAAGTGTAGAAAACCACCAACGACGTCAACGTGTTAATGTCACCGTTTCTTGAGACACGTCTGTGATGCAGAAACCTTGAGAAGCGAACAGAGTTATGATAAAATGACAGCAGTGATGTTACACGACTGCCAATGAGGAGGAATTACTTGTCTTATTATTTCAAGGGTACTTCTGTACACACAGTGACACTGCCTGTCTTCATGCACATTAAATGCACATTCACTGAACACTTAGTCTGCTTTTGACATTGtaatatgtaaaataaataaataaataaaaacagacattaCAAGCAGCTCACTGTTTCTTAACACAAGTCAatacagcaacatcagcattCTAACTCTTTTGGCATAAAATAGCTCATACTAGGTCTAGGTGGGttggttttcctttttattttgtgcTAATGTGCCCAGATCCAGGCGGAAACTGTCAAAAACAAAATGCTGCTTTACTCCAAATATTAGATTCTTTCTTTGTTAACTGGTTGAGCTAAAGGCCACAGTTTGAAAATTCCACCCAGTTTTCACCCAAACAGCATTGTCAGACTGtgcaaatatatatttatatatgtgtgtctatatatatatataaaacatttGATCATGGTAAAATAGTTAAAAGCCTGAACTCTGCACCgcaaaatgaggaaaaaaaccctctgtgTTCGCTGTTTCCAAATCCGCAGATTTCAATTTCAGTGTGTTAAAAGAATagtattgttttatttctgccCAGTGGCTttaaaggagggaaagaaattACAGAAAATGGTTTTGATTTCACATTTTTAGATGTGGAAGTCATAGGAAGTTATGTGCTTTACACACCAATCAAACAGGAGAGAGTAAATACAGCAATAAAGACCTTAAAAGAGGGGTCGCTCTCTTTTTTCACACCCATAGAAAAAATATACCTGCTGATATGCACATCTGAACAGGCTGTCAACCCTTTATAATGCAAATGTGGTTAATTGGGGTAATTTAATGATCCATGAACTTGGATAGCTGTTTTCATTTGATAGCACGTTGCTGAGACAGGTTGAGAATCGCCGATGCAGTTTTCATTAATACTTGAAAATACTGAAATAACTGACTTTGAAATGTTCAGTCCTTGgagtaaaaaaaccaaaacaaaataaagtataGTATATAATTTATAGATACATTTGCTGCTGCCCAGTACACATCCCAACTACACTTTGTAAGCCCAGTTGGAGCTCTGCTGTTTACATGATCTTCATGTTGAACTGTACCGGCGCCTCCGTTGGGCTGGACTCCTCGGTCTCCTCTTTCCGTGGCACATATTCGACTTCTATGCTCGTCTTGCTGTTGTCTTTTCCTCGACTCCAGAGGAACAGAATCACAAGACAGAAGAGCACCACGGCAAGAAAGGAGATAAATCCCATGGTGGTTGCAATGATAAGCGTATTTACATCAAACGGAAACGGAAGTGTGGTCCGGGTCACGTTAGCGCCCTCATCGCTGGGCTGGTTGGCGATGAAGGCAAATGTCTTGTTTGGCTGGTGGGGCCAGTTGGGAGAGTAGCTATGCACAAAAAGGTGAGCGGCCTTGCTGTCGTTGCCTGCTGCGTTGGTTGCTATGCAAAAGTAGGTGCCATTGTCCTGAATTTGAGAGTAGCGCACCTCTAACGTTCCCTCGTCTGACACAGAAAGTCTCGATCCTGCAGTTTTGGTGGTGATGTAGTCCTTTTTAGGCGTTAACCACATTATCATGGGGTCAGGGTCGCCCTCCGCATGGCACGGGAACTGGACCGTAGTTCCTTCATCTACATGGCTTTTTTCAACTTGATAATCTGCTATTTTTGATTTCTGGCAGGTGAAATGATCTAAGGGGAGAATATCTGGAAAGTCTTTGAACTCCTTCCCCCTTACCACCTCGGGCGAGGCACACGCGGGCTGCTGCCGGTTAAAGTTGAGTCTCCACCGCCGACGGAAGACCCACAGCAGGCGACAGTCACAGGCGAGTGGGTTGTCGTATAGAGCCAGGGTTTCCAGGTTCCCCACCGAGTGGAACACTGACTCTTCCAGGGTGCTCAATCTATTGCTGGATACGTTTAGCACACGAAGGTGGTTGAGTCCTCGAAAAGAGTAGGGCTCGATGAGTGCTAATCTCCCACCAGCCAAATGAAAAGCCTGAAGCTTCTGTAGATTAAACAGTTGGTTTGCCTCCACTGCCTCGATTGGATTAAAAGACAGATTCAGAAATCGTAGATATCTTTGATGACCGATTGCTTCGTAGGGAATGGCGGAGAGATTACACATCGTGATGGACAGTGATGTGAGGTTGAGTCCAAATAAGCATTTCGGGGTCATGGTATCCAAAGCAGGCATATGAGAAATCTCCAGCTCTCTGAGTCGATAGAGCCTTTTAAACGAGTAATCCCTTATGACAGTGGTGTTGAGATAGCGCAATCGAAGTGACAACAGGTTGTGCAGATGGCTCAAGGCATCAGTGGGCACCGCTGACAGTTTCCATCCCTCAATGACCAGGCTCTCAAGGTTGCTAAGGCCTTGAAAAGACTTTGGCGAGATGAACACAAGGTCACTGTCCCCTACTTCCAAAGCCCTCAGGTTGAACAGCTCTTGAAACATATAGTCGAGAAGAATGACAATTTTGTTTTCGCCAATGTCCAGCTGAGTGAGGTTGGTCAAGCCCGTAAACACTCCCAGCTGAATTAGCTTAAGATGGTTGTTACGTAGGCCTAAAATCCGAAGGTTCATCAGATTGCTGAAAGCCCCCGGCTCAATGGAGGAAATTGTGTTTTCATTAAGTTGCAACTCGTCTAATTGAGGGTAATTGATGAACTCTTCGGGCCCGAGAGTTTTCAGACGGTTCTTGCTCAGGTCCAGCAGCCTCGTTTCTGTCGGGATGCCTTCGGGAAGAGCCGCCAGCCTCCGTCGATGACACACAACGGAGCGCTCCTGACCGTTGCAGTCGCATCGGGAGGGGCAACCCGTGGTGGAGCCGGACAGGACAGTGCCCAGCATCAGGATCAGGATGGGCTGCCAGCACGCCACCAAGTAGGTGTGCCCTCCTGTCTCCCCAGACACCATCCTACTTCTAACCTGTGGAGGCAATGAACAAAATGGTTAGCAGACTAGACCAGTGTTATAAGGGTATTTCGCAATGCCTTGTCACAGAATGATAATAAAGTCTCCCTAACCTGTCCGTGCCAGCAGAAGTTTTAAGTGACAAAGTCAAAATCCCTCACATAAAAGGCTAAGTCTGTTATTCCAAAACAAGACTTATGGAAATTGCCGTGCTATTTTTAACCGCACCATTTGAGAGAAGTCAAGCTTTTCTGCTTCCCTGAATAAAATTCCATTGTTTGCTTGTCTCAAAAGTGGTGGAAGCAGCCAATCAATAAAAGGCTTTAATCTCGCAACCACCTCCCCGCCTCCTTTTTACCTTTTTGTGGAACAATAAGTGCCGATATCAATAACAAACTAAACTATTTATAATTAGGAACCCGGGTGCTTTGTGAAATGGCCCCTTGATGCTGGACTGTTGCTGGTGTGGTGACGTAAATCAGAGCTTGCTGCAGAGCAGCGCTTGGAAGGAGACTATTGGAGAGGTCTGAGCCCCCATTTCATTTTGACTCAGAGGAACTTTAGCTCGCTAAAACCCCCAAGCTCTAGTGCTGCCATCACTGGGGCAATTACAGTCACGGTTCAATCTGTCGGCGATTGAACCACGTGAGtggctttttaaatgtatatttcagTCTATGTGACAAAGCATTCGGATGTGTGCGGCCAACTAATTCACATCTGAAGGGTTAATACAGGTACTTTTTAAGTCTAAATAATGAATCTACTCGTCATGGAGGAGCTACTGTGAGTGCACTTGAGATTATTATCACAGTGCTCTTTCAGAATAATTCGCTCCATCTATCCTGGTCGTAAACTCCTTAACATAACAGTGAACAATGGATCTTTTGTCAAGCAGAGATGGTTGGATCAGCAACTGAATCAGGATTTATGGCCAGGACGGCGTTGTGGGATTCCAGCGGGACGATAATTGccgttttcattttcattttccccGGATTTGTTAATTTTTGCGTTCATCAGACGCGAGGGGTGTCGCTCTAATGCGCGGAGCATAAGCCAGATGTCAGAATGACAGATAAAGCGGCCACCAGCACATGAAAGCTCGTGATGATAATAAATCAGGAAAGGCATCATGTTGGGTGAGTTTATTGGAATTCAGGCATGTTCccctaaagaaagaaaaaacaaaaagatctCTGACATAATAAGATGCTCGAGGTCGTAAGCTTAACTGACTTCCTACAGGCCTCGCTGCAGACAACAGCTGATCTGAGGGTCCATGCAGGATGCTGTTATCTTTCCACATCGACAGTATGAATGAGGATCAGGCTCGCTGATGCCATTGCTGATCGAAAACAAGCGGCGCGATGGTGATTTTCTTACCAGACTCCCATGCATGATTTATGATTCGGAGTGTAGTGAGGACAAGGAAAGCATCAATGTAATCTGGCCCTGCCAGCCCAGATCTACTGTCATCACATTGTTCTGACCTTGAATTGTAATTTCACAGAAAGCTGCTGGAAGATCTATCAATTGCACAATTCTGCCCCGTAATACGCTCATATCTGTTGGTTTTAGGTGACCTTTTCTCTCTGGATTTACAGATATTGTTTGTTCCCGCCTCTCTTGCTGTGGGACAGTAATTCTAGGTCTGAGCGTCTTCTGTCTGGTCTGCTGCTGAATTTCACTCACTCTGTTATGAAATCTCATCCCAAAAACAAAGGCTTGGCTCAGCCATAGTGTCATAAAAGCTGCACCTTCTGCTGTTTGCTGCCATGTGCTCTGCTAGACCGTAAATTGGTGGGCAGTATCAGTTAATGCCACCTAAAATTGCTGTGTGGCATTTCCTGGCCATTACATGGCACATTCACAAGTCTCTACATAGGCTTTAATCATCCTTAAGTTGTGTTTAGCTTCAGtctaaagaaaacacattttgctCCTCTAAAACAGTGAACGATGGCTGCCTGACTAAATCAATTATAAAGAGGTTTAATCGATGATGTACATGCATAGGATATTAGTTAAGTGTTTGGAACTGAATAAATTGAGATATTGGCACGAATACATCCAAATTCCTTTTTCACATACTTTGAAATCCATCAGATTCCCAAGAGTGTTGGTTATTTTCCCACAGTTGATGCTACACTGAGGCTAAAATGACAGAATGTAAgaaaaaacatcagttttgttCCCTAACTGGGCAGTAAAGTTGTTCAGACATTGCAGATGATAACTAAAATCAATGTTCACTGTGTGTTCACGAGCAAATGCACACATTTGGGATGAGTCCTATTCTGAAGATTGGATCAGCCTGCCTTTGCTCACtgtgacacacacctgcaacaACCTACTATTGGCTAAAATAATGGAGGACGAACGTCAAAACATTACATTTACCAACTGTATACATGACGTTGTTTAGGTAATAAAGGTTCAGTAGATAGTCGGCATCTGCAGTTCCACTGAAATGAATGGTATGTCAGGACGAAGAACGCTCTGAGCCAACTCCACAGTTCCAGGCAGAGTGTTCGAGTAGTTCTGCTTAATGGCTGttggtctgacagcagccgccGTAGATGAATGTTGCCCAAGACTGACGGCGACATGCTGGAGTAGATCACAGAGGTGTGTTTTCTACCTACACATTACTGACAACGGTGGTTAATGGAAGTGAAAATAATGGCCTCCATCAGGCTTTCTATTTGAATGTCTCGGAGTGTGTTTACTGCACTCGCAGCAGCGCGGCATCCATCCAGATGGCGAGAAACGTGGCTGGTAGCAGTGGAGCCGCCGCAACCGTGTGGAATCCTTTTATTAATTACTCAGTCTTAATGCAGGATCTGTTCGTGTCGTCATGTGTCATACGTCGTGTTTTGCAACTGCGGCTTGTTTCTAGTACCAGCACTCTGCACACTGTGTCTGCCATGACTGGGCGTCGGCCATCCCTTacctctgcagggctgcacCCCTTCAGCTTTCCTCTGCATACCATCTACTCCCTTCGGGAGGCAAAATGGTGCATTCAAAGACACCCTTTGGGTGTTGGCCAGCAGCGAGTCAGTACGAATTGTATCTTTCTTCTC is drawn from Takifugu flavidus isolate HTHZ2018 chromosome 2, ASM371156v2, whole genome shotgun sequence and contains these coding sequences:
- the lingo1b gene encoding leucine-rich repeat and immunoglobulin-like domain-containing nogo receptor-interacting protein 1-B isoform X2 produces the protein MTVLVRSRMVSGETGGHTYLVACWQPILILMLGTVLSGSTTGCPSRCDCNGQERSVVCHRRRLAALPEGIPTETRLLDLSKNRLKTLGPEEFINYPQLDELQLNENTISSIEPGAFSNLMNLRILGLRNNHLKLIQLGVFTGLTNLTQLDIGENKIVILLDYMFQELFNLRALEVGDSDLVFISPKSFQGLSNLESLVIEGWKLSAVPTDALSHLHNLLSLRLRYLNTTVIRDYSFKRLYRLRELEISHMPALDTMTPKCLFGLNLTSLSITMCNLSAIPYEAIGHQRYLRFLNLSFNPIEAVEANQLFNLQKLQAFHLAGGRLALIEPYSFRGLNHLRVLNVSSNRLSTLEESVFHSVGNLETLALYDNPLACDCRLLWVFRRRWRLNFNRQQPACASPEVVRGKEFKDFPDILPLDHFTCQKSKIADYQVEKSHVDEGTTVQFPCHAEGDPDPMIMWLTPKKDYITTKTAGSRLSVSDEGTLEVRYSQIQDNGTYFCIATNAAGNDSKAAHLFVHSYSPNWPHQPNKTFAFIANQPSDEGANVTRTTLPFPFDVNTLIIATTMGFISFLAVVLFCLVILFLWSRGKDNSKTSIEVEYVPRKEETEESSPTEAPVQFNMKIM
- the lingo1b gene encoding leucine-rich repeat and immunoglobulin-like domain-containing nogo receptor-interacting protein 1-B isoform X1 — translated: MVCRGKLKGCSPAEVRSRMVSGETGGHTYLVACWQPILILMLGTVLSGSTTGCPSRCDCNGQERSVVCHRRRLAALPEGIPTETRLLDLSKNRLKTLGPEEFINYPQLDELQLNENTISSIEPGAFSNLMNLRILGLRNNHLKLIQLGVFTGLTNLTQLDIGENKIVILLDYMFQELFNLRALEVGDSDLVFISPKSFQGLSNLESLVIEGWKLSAVPTDALSHLHNLLSLRLRYLNTTVIRDYSFKRLYRLRELEISHMPALDTMTPKCLFGLNLTSLSITMCNLSAIPYEAIGHQRYLRFLNLSFNPIEAVEANQLFNLQKLQAFHLAGGRLALIEPYSFRGLNHLRVLNVSSNRLSTLEESVFHSVGNLETLALYDNPLACDCRLLWVFRRRWRLNFNRQQPACASPEVVRGKEFKDFPDILPLDHFTCQKSKIADYQVEKSHVDEGTTVQFPCHAEGDPDPMIMWLTPKKDYITTKTAGSRLSVSDEGTLEVRYSQIQDNGTYFCIATNAAGNDSKAAHLFVHSYSPNWPHQPNKTFAFIANQPSDEGANVTRTTLPFPFDVNTLIIATTMGFISFLAVVLFCLVILFLWSRGKDNSKTSIEVEYVPRKEETEESSPTEAPVQFNMKIM